One segment of Radiobacillus kanasensis DNA contains the following:
- the fabF gene encoding beta-ketoacyl-ACP synthase II — MERVVITGIGVVSPIGNNIQTFWNNLINGTSGISPIDTFDVTNHKTKIAGIVQDFDADEALGRKEAKRLDRFSQFALAAAEQAWSDSKLDLDHIDVERLGVYVGSGIGGIETLIESIDGLRQKGPRRVSPTLVPAMISNAAAAQISIKWNAMGPSLSPVSACAIGNTAIGEAFRLIRSSEVDVVFAGGTEAAITDLSIASFGNATALSTRNDDPTKASRPFDESRDGFVMSEGAGILILESLSHALRRKAKIYAEVIGYGASSDAHHIVATHPEGKGAYLAMKSALKNANISTEEIDVISAHATSTKVGDISETMAIKQMFGKQAYQIPITANKSMLGHMLGAAGGVEAIALAMSLKEGIIPPTINLENPDPLCDLDYVPSVARQVKINTGLSNSFGFGGHNAAIVLKKYE; from the coding sequence GTGATTACCGGTATTGGAGTAGTTTCTCCTATAGGAAACAACATCCAAACATTTTGGAACAATCTGATCAACGGAACATCTGGTATATCCCCTATTGATACATTTGATGTTACTAATCATAAGACAAAAATTGCAGGTATCGTCCAAGATTTTGATGCAGATGAAGCTTTAGGAAGGAAAGAAGCAAAGCGTTTAGATCGCTTTTCTCAATTTGCTTTGGCTGCAGCTGAACAAGCTTGGTCAGACTCTAAGTTAGACCTCGATCATATAGATGTAGAAAGGTTAGGTGTTTACGTAGGTTCAGGTATAGGAGGAATTGAAACCTTGATTGAAAGCATTGATGGACTTAGGCAGAAGGGGCCAAGAAGAGTTAGTCCAACTTTAGTACCTGCCATGATTTCTAATGCTGCAGCAGCACAAATTAGTATCAAGTGGAATGCGATGGGGCCTTCTTTGTCTCCAGTTTCTGCCTGTGCAATTGGAAATACAGCTATTGGTGAAGCATTTAGACTAATTCGTTCTAGTGAGGTTGACGTTGTGTTTGCGGGTGGAACAGAGGCAGCTATAACAGACTTATCAATAGCTAGCTTTGGTAATGCTACAGCATTATCAACAAGAAACGATGATCCCACTAAAGCTAGTCGTCCATTTGATGAAAGTCGAGATGGATTTGTCATGTCAGAAGGAGCTGGAATTCTAATCTTAGAGTCTTTATCTCATGCTTTACGTAGAAAGGCAAAAATTTATGCAGAAGTCATTGGATATGGTGCAAGTTCAGACGCACACCATATCGTAGCTACGCATCCGGAAGGTAAAGGGGCCTATCTTGCAATGAAATCAGCTTTAAAAAATGCCAATATATCGACTGAAGAAATTGATGTTATTAGTGCCCATGCAACAAGTACAAAAGTAGGGGACATCTCGGAAACGATGGCTATTAAGCAGATGTTTGGAAAGCAAGCTTATCAGATTCCAATAACAGCTAATAAATCTATGCTTGGTCATATGTTAGGGGCAGCTGGTGGAGTTGAAGCAATTGCTTTAGCAATGAGTTTAAAGGAAGGGATAATTCCTCCAACCATTAACTTAGAAAATCCTGATCCATTATGTGATCTCGATTATGTTCCATCTGTTGCTCGCCAAGTGAAAATAAATACGGGTCTATCTAACTCATTTGGTTTCGGAGGTCATAATGCAGCAATTGTTTTAAAAAAATACGAGTGA